The genomic region GATGTTAGCAGACTTGCAGAAGAAGATGAACCAACTAAGGGCACAGAATGTAGTTATCCTAGAGATGTAGAAGAGCACAGATGAAGCCTGAATTTTGTTTTCTCTCTAGAGCTGATCCCTCCTATTCCTGATTTTCCTGAAAAAAGGAATTATGGGTATAAAGAAGAGATTAGCATTTCCTCCATGAGTACAAGGAGTAGCTTCAGCCTTCTCTTGATGCATTTTTGGGTTACATGCATATTGCCTATAGTTTCAgctcttgaatttcttgtgtgtgcTCATGGCTATATGATGCAATAGATCCTATTTTGGTGGGAAAATGCTCGCATATAAGTTTTTGTATCTCTCCGAACTTGACAATCTTCATCAACCCTGACAGATACTATCTTTTGTCTCTTAGCTGATAGCTGTATTGTTTTACAGACAGCTGAATATTTCAAAAAGTAGTACTATAAAATTCCTTAAACAAACATGTGATTGAAAGAACCTAAAAAATATTATATCCAATCAAAATCCATCTTAGTAGCTCTAATTTCATAATCAAATTATGCAACATTGATAATAATTTTGAGACTATTACAAGCATAAAAAGCTTTGTCAATTTGGAAGAAGATTTAAAATAAAAGTCCCTGGGTTAACAATAAATTCAACTAAAACACTAAAATTATTTCAGATATTCATATAAATTCATATTTGTATATAGAAAAACAAAACAtaagagaaaaaataataaataataaaaccaAAGGAAAAAAACATTTGAATCTTAAACATCAGACATTCATAGATTAATAAGCATGTCCCTTATAAAGATAGCTGCTGCACAAGCAGACCTTTTGAACAAGGGCTCTTACTGATAAACCTATCATCATTAAAGATGATGGCAAAATGACCGATATTTTCAATGCCGTCAGTAATGCAAACTAAAAAAACAGGACCCAAAGTCATGACAGTCAACAATTGCAACATTAGGAACCCTCCAGTTCATATAGTAGGGCTCATATATTCAGATTAAGGTTAAGCTTGTTCCCAATCAGAAAAGAGGAAATGGACTTACCACTGTAGAGCCAAAAAGGACTTACCTGTGGTTGCTAAAATTGTGCTAAACTTGTGAAAGTTCACCTTCAAGGGATTAGTGTATCCAAAATTGTCCTAATGCATATGCCTACACTAAAAATCTCCATGGCATACTAAGCTTTCAGCCTCTGAAGTTTCTCCTCTAACTCCGTATCATCATCACTACTTtcctcctcatccacatcctcgttatcatcttcattttcttcatcatcacctccaccctcttcatcattttcttccaGAGATCCAAGCACAGAAACACCCTTGGCACCTTTTCTCAGCACATATTTGATGGTCTCTATTCCTTCCTCAGAAATGTAATTCCCATCAATATTAAGCAGAATGAAATCAGGCTTGTTTGCAACAGTTTCTGCTGCAACCTTTGCTCCAATTCCAGTGATACCATTTGTACTCAAATCAAGTTCTTTGAGATGATCATGACCTTCCAAAAGTGCTTTGCATATGATAAGTAATCCCGCATCCTTGAGTTCATTTTCTGATACAACAAATTTTGCCAGCAAGTTTTTTAAAGCAAGGCATTCTGCCAAAGCAGGAGCTGCTTTCGGAGTGATTTCGTTTCCTGCAATCTCAAGAACCCTGAGAGATGGAGCTCCATCTTTGAGGCTTTTGGCAATAGCTATTGCCCCTTTATCCTCAAAATTCAAATAGCTCAAGTACACTTCTGTGAGACCTAGATGTCCAGAGATGGCTCGGCTCACAGCAACCCCACCTCTTTTCCCAAACATGTTATCCgttaaattgagctttttcaacCTGCTACCTTTCCCCAAAGCCCCTGCTAAAGCAATTCCACCTTCAGTACCTATTCTGGTTGATGAACATTGAAAATCCTCCAAAGCAATGCATTTATTAACAAGTTCTGAAAGGGCCTCTGCTCCATCATCTCCTGTCATATTGTTATTGAAATTCAGAGTCTTAATCCTTTCAACAGATGGAAGAAGCTCACAGATGGCTCTTGCAGCTTCTCCGGAGATACCAGTATTCATGAAAAACAATTCTTCCAATGTTTTCTGCGATTTCAAGAGTGATCCAAAAGCCCTAATGCCCTTCTCTCCTAGTGCATTATCTGAAAGATTCAAGGATCTCAGCATACACCCTTCTAATACAGAGGAAAATATGGACATAACCTCAAGAGCCTCAGCCTCAGGAATTCCAGCAATAAAATCTGCAAGGTCCACATCTGTTAAATTTTTTTGAACACCCATCAAAACCCTTTCGGCAACAGAGGCGGCCCCGAGACTAAAACTTCGGTTGCTGAAGCATATCTTTGTATAAGAATTCCCAGGCTCTTTTAATGGCCTTAAGAGCTCTGTGGCTAAAGCTTCGTCAACAAATCTTGGTGTTCCTCCTGATATATCAATAACAGTTTCTTTCAATTCAGCAGTTTCACAGAATGCGTCCCCAGCAACAAGGTCTCTTGTTTTGGCTGTGCAGGGTCCTCGCTTAAGAGCCTCCAACATTAGTTTGCTTGATTCTTTTGCATAAACCTGCACAGTAGAACTCCCATCTGCACTTGGGTATCTACTGGAATGGTCATTTGCGGCAGCAAAtgctatttcttctatttttttagcATCTTGTGCAGCTTCTTCTTTGCTCAGAAGACCATACCTTCTGGAAAAATAGGATTCCGAAGAAAGATTACTGGTCATGCGCTCTATCAGCATCAAGCGGGTGTTCTCATTCGGAGGCCACAGCTTGACGGAAAATCCTCTCTCTCCATGATTCTGGGTAGTTTCCATGAACTCTATCAAAAGAAAAATGCTCTGGTCCGCCACAACCCGAAGAAGAAGAATTTCTCTTTCATTCAGATATTCATTTTGGAAAAGTTAAGTTGAAATTAGCCATATCTCTTTGtctgttttcttttttgtttttttaggaGTCATATCTCTTTGTTAATAGTGATTAGATATTTTCTCTTTGTAATTACGCAGGCGTATTATAATGGGAGTATGGGGATTTAAAGTTTCGGTACATAAAATCAAATATAATGATATACTAGCGCACTTGTATTCTAACAAGGTGGAATACTTACGTTGATAGAAAGATATATTTTGGTGTAATATTATTAACATGTAGTtctgtttttcatttttttgtttttgttttttgataaCAAGATTCTGTGATATATGTCATGTATCTTGAAGACTTGTAAAACAAAAGCAACAAGATGGTTAGATTGTAGATTAAGTTGTCGTATGTGAGAAGAAAATTTGTAGCTTGAGTAAATAGCTAATATGCATAATTTGAGGTTTGAATTGTGTAACAATTTGTGAGTGCATGGAAGAGAATTCTAGAGAAGAGAAATTTGTAATAGTGGGGTTTAGCTTCCATGGAAAATCAGAAGAGTGCCAAGGTAGAAAGGATTGAGGGTTGTGTACCTTCATTTTTTAGAGACAGAGTTGTCGCAATCGAGCCTCCTCTTTTATCCTTATaattgtgtatggattattttgcattttcgaGTATCTCTTGAAGGATAACATTAGATGAATGTGAAGATCGTTTAATGACTTAACTCTAGATATGGTTATAAATGTTAGTCATTGCCTTTCTACTTTTCCAATATCAATTGTTTCTTTGTCTAAAGTTAGACCTTGGGATTTGTGTATGGTAATAGCCCATGCCATCATGAGTGGTATATACCTTCAGATGCCTAGTGATATAGGTATAATCGATACACATTTAGGGTCATGTTTATTCCATGAAGGCCCACTATAATTACCGATCCTTGCTACAACATACAATGGAACATCTGGTGGTTTCAAACCAGGGCTATAAATGATTTCAACAACTTCACCAAGGGCTCCATTTACCAATCCTGCTTGTGTCCGTATGTTGCTTGTGAGCATGATGTGTTTCCCTCTACAAAGTAGGACACGTTTTTCAAGTTGTTCATCGTCAATTGCATTGTCTACTCTGGTCCTAGTGCTTGTTGGGATACTTATTGCAATTGGATGATTCAACAATTATAACATTATACTATTGTGATGTCTAACTAAATCATTGGTAGCAAATAGGTGCATTGAATTGTTGAATTGTTCCTTTTCACTCGATGTGAGATGATTATCTGTCtgtgtcattaaaagttgtcaatctTCATGGGTTGCTTCTACATTTCATATGTTTTGCAGCATTTGATGAAATTGTCTTTGTGTTGGAGTCTCACCTTGTCAACATAAAATTGTTTGCAAGGTGACAACAGTCATAAATTGGTTCCATAATGTTTTAGCATTTGAGTGCGATGTGTAGATAGGTTTGTCCATTATAATGAGTGTGATGTGTAGATAGGTTTGTCCATTATAATGAGTGTGATGTGTAGATAGGTTTGTCCATTATAAGTGGTAGTTGCGTGAGGTCAATGATCAATATTATAGACACTCCATTGAAGTATAGATGTTGCTGGTGTGGGAAGGCCTCATGTAGTCTTGTGTCTATTTTTAAGAATAACTTTGGCCCTATGAAGCTCATATCATCAATCAATATGTATCTTATATGTGTTTATATCTTCTTGAAATGTTGTTAATGTTGGTCCTTGTAGTGGATGCATTTCTTTGATAGGGATCAAGATCATTGAATATATAGTTGATGCATGTATGTTAAATGCAACAACCTCGGTAGGAgctatagacacctaaaacttgcacaactaattaaatgaattttattcatcatttattcatcatattaattagactaaggtataattaatatccctattcttctaattgacctactaatcaaattaaagatttgattaattacCCTTTCTTCTAGCCTAatccattaattaaactaaggtatgattaagtaccctttacccactaaattgaataaatcttatttatttaattaatagccttttcccttttaattgaattaacatttgattaaaaattcctttgcatttaaataaatcattatttatttgtgaatagtccccccacttgcaaaatcctacaaatgcaagttgcacccttttggctaaaataaatctttttattttatcgAAAAATGCCTATTTTCCtccacttgtattctcctacatttttcattagtatgctaatattcttctagaactcatataatcccctcattatcctaattaatccacttggacttcccaaggttgctcacacatgtgtgagcacacatcCCCCTTTCCCCTAGGATATTTGTTCTTCCCAAGGTTGCTCGCACATTTGTGAGCACACATCCCCCTTTCCCTTAGGATATTTGTTCTTCccaaggttgctcacacatgtgGGACCATATTTACCCTTGCAACCACTTCCCCtcgtgacacttgtcacaaggctaagctttCAAACCTCAGACCACACATGTAGGACCATAGTTGCCCTTACacccacttctccttgtgacacttgtcacaaggctaagccttccaACCTGAGACCTCATTCCCTTTCAATAGAAGTCCTTGATCACccttttaatcttgaccattggtTTTCAAACCTCCCACTCTATAAAATGAGCCCTTGTCTCATATCAAACAATCCACTTTTTATGCATCCATATTATAATTATTTTGTTGTGTGggttatcaaggagctccaatGGTTCATTCTCAAGAATCTAGGTCATCCTAATTGTATCATAGTTTAGATTATATAATGTATTATACCATCATTTAtcttaatttcatatcaatttcacAGCATTCTCACATCTCATCTTCGTCTTATCTTAATTACATcactttcaatttggaaatacacctccattttgcatatcatatcaatagTTCTTCATCTAATCACTAGGATCTTAGATGCATCCATTTTGATTATAGTTCATCcttcaatctcgttctttaggttgccatcttaaagatcaagtgctcttccaagtgagggccaccttgaatcttgaagatccttggagatagaggaccatgAGACGGTTTTGAGCAATTTTGGTTTGATGAACATGTTTTCTTCATTCATATttcttgatataatgtttcatGGGTGCATTTGATGTTTGCTTGTTGTATTGCAAGCTCCCAACAAATTAGGTGCACATTTTTGCACCCACCATAGGGCTAGACCCCTGAATGTATCAAAATTTTAACGCTTTTGTGCAGGTCCGACCTAGAAACTTTCTAAAATCTTTTAGTGCATTTGCAGTATGATTCAACGCATTCATCCTCTGTTTTAGTGCATTTGTTCTCTATTTTAGCATGTTTGTTCACTGTTATAGCGCGTTTGCAGTATAGCGTAGCGCATTTATCCTCTATGTTAGCGCATTTACATCTTTTGTATTTTCTGACTTCTGACAGCTTAGCACATTTGCAGTACAATTTAACGCTTGTGTTCTCTATTTTAGCGCATTTATGCTTTGTTTTAGCATGTTTGTCACAGAGTTCAAAAAATTTGTAATCTCGATTGGCAaattaggcttgtctagcccactAAGTGTTTGGAATTTTCGCTAACTATTTTTTTACAGgtttctaatagtttcttgcagGTTGGAAGAATTAAATTAGGATTTTGTTTttttagctttttcaaagttggttaaaaagaattcatatttCCTTTTTGGTAAAAAAAACCTCACAAATTCATTTTGCTTCTTTAAAATGAATCAAACTTGTTttggggcttaaaaagaacatcacttgcaaatgtaaaaagaaccacaaatcgaattttttttgcaagttaggagcaAAACACCTCAATTTggtcttaaaaagaacaacaaatctttcttttcttccaaaggtaaaattcacaatcaatctttatttgcaagttaaaaagaacaatcaacttgttccTTTTGCAAAATCAATTTACTTTATAGCAatgtgctttcattttgttgaccatgaTTTCACTTTCTTAGTTAGAAAATAAttgctatgtggggctaaaataaacaccatgtttgattggagcaacatctccaattaggacttaaataatcattgctttgaagggtaaaaagaacattgtatgctttgtcttgagtggtaggtatatgttctccccttaattgggtgaccaaaaagccaaacccattcTTTTCATCCTTTATTTACTTCCAAGCATTTACAACCTTTAGAGGGCCTCTCGAAGCcctgagggggctagtgagaagggtacgacccaagtgagCAACAACTTTattgccaagtttaccaacccactataatcaaaagtagaggctgatgaaaatcccctccaacaaaAGTGAGTATTTGAtatccttcccctagtatccttgtgatgtgaaaaaccttttttctaaaggttgggaagcct from Cryptomeria japonica chromosome 3, Sugi_1.0, whole genome shotgun sequence harbors:
- the LOC131063909 gene encoding RAN GTPase-activating protein 1, translating into METTQNHGERGFSVKLWPPNENTRLMLIERMTSNLSSESYFSRRYGLLSKEEAAQDAKKIEEIAFAAANDHSSRYPSADGSSTVQVYAKESSKLMLEALKRGPCTAKTRDLVAGDAFCETAELKETVIDISGGTPRFVDEALATELLRPLKEPGNSYTKICFSNRSFSLGAASVAERVLMGVQKNLTDVDLADFIAGIPEAEALEVMSIFSSVLEGCMLRSLNLSDNALGEKGIRAFGSLLKSQKTLEELFFMNTGISGEAARAICELLPSVERIKTLNFNNNMTGDDGAEALSELVNKCIALEDFQCSSTRIGTEGGIALAGALGKGSRLKKLNLTDNMFGKRGGVAVSRAISGHLGLTEVYLSYLNFEDKGAIAIAKSLKDGAPSLRVLEIAGNEITPKAAPALAECLALKNLLAKFVVSENELKDAGLLIICKALLEGHDHLKELDLSTNGITGIGAKVAAETVANKPDFILLNIDGNYISEEGIETIKYVLRKGAKGVSVLGSLEENDEEGGGDDEENEDDNEDVDEEESSDDDTELEEKLQRLKA